A genomic segment from Anticarsia gemmatalis isolate Benzon Research Colony breed Stoneville strain chromosome 14, ilAntGemm2 primary, whole genome shotgun sequence encodes:
- the LOC142978409 gene encoding transmembrane protein 42, which translates to MFYEAFLAGIWASIGSTLGKLTGTTSVVGESYIIWGGLLITMVIANTWGCRHYLRSLDAASNTVAPTIISAASSYVLSGVIGITLFEEVSSVRWWAGATMIVFGLALVARPRDKQKTQ; encoded by the exons ATGTTTTACGAGGCGTTCCTAGCAGGTATATGGGCATCTATAGGAAGCACCCTAGGAAAATTAACAGGCACAACTAGTGTCGTT GGTGAAAGCTATATAATATGGGGTGGTTTATTAATCACTATGGTGATAGCCAACACATGGGGCTGCAGGCATTATCTCCGTTCTCTCGATGCTGCGTCAAACACCGTAGCTCCAACTATCATATCTGCGGCCTCTAGTTACGTGCTCTCc GGTGTGATAGGAATAACGTTGTTTGAAGAAGTATCATCAGTGCGGTGGTGGGCCGGCGCCACCATGATCGTGTTCGGACTGGCTCTAGTTGCGCGTCCCAGGGATAAACAGAAGACTCAATGA